Proteins encoded within one genomic window of Citrobacter amalonaticus Y19:
- the aceA gene encoding isocitrate lyase: MKTRTQQIEALQKEWTQPRWEGICRPYSAEDVVKLRGSVNPECTLAQLGAAKMWRLLHGESKKGYINSLGALTGGQALQQAKAGIEAVYLSGWQVAADANLASSMYPDQSLYPANSVPAVVDRINNTFRRADQIQWSSGIEPNDPRYVDYFLPIVADAEAGFGGVLNAFELMKSMIEAGAAAVHFEDQLASVKKCGHMGGKVLVPTQEAIQKLVAARLAADVMGVPTLVIARTDADAADLITSDCDPYDSEFITGERTSEGFFRTHAGIEQAISRGLAYAPYADLVWCETSTPDLELAKRFADAIHAKYPGKLLAYNCSPSFNWQKNLDDKTIASFQQQLSDMGYKYQFITLAGIHSMWFNMFDLAHSYAQGEGMRHYVEKVQQPEFAAAKDGYTFVSHQQEVGTGYFDKVTTIIQGGASSVTALTGSTEESQF; the protein is encoded by the coding sequence ATGAAAACCCGTACCCAACAGATCGAAGCGTTACAGAAAGAATGGACACAACCGCGCTGGGAAGGCATTTGTCGCCCGTACAGCGCGGAGGACGTGGTGAAATTACGCGGCTCGGTTAACCCGGAATGCACGCTGGCACAGCTGGGCGCAGCCAAAATGTGGCGCCTGCTGCACGGTGAATCAAAAAAAGGCTACATCAATAGTCTCGGCGCGCTGACCGGCGGCCAGGCGTTGCAGCAGGCGAAAGCAGGTATCGAGGCGGTGTATCTGTCGGGCTGGCAGGTGGCGGCGGATGCTAACCTGGCATCCAGCATGTACCCGGACCAATCGCTCTACCCTGCAAACTCTGTTCCGGCAGTGGTGGATCGGATCAACAACACCTTCCGTCGTGCGGATCAGATTCAGTGGTCCAGCGGTATTGAACCCAACGATCCGCGCTATGTGGATTACTTTCTGCCGATCGTGGCCGATGCGGAAGCCGGGTTTGGTGGCGTATTGAATGCCTTTGAGCTGATGAAATCGATGATTGAGGCCGGTGCAGCGGCTGTTCACTTCGAAGATCAGCTGGCTTCGGTGAAGAAGTGCGGCCATATGGGCGGCAAAGTGCTGGTGCCGACTCAGGAAGCGATTCAGAAACTGGTGGCTGCGCGTCTGGCGGCTGACGTCATGGGCGTACCGACGCTGGTGATCGCCCGTACCGATGCGGATGCGGCGGATCTGATCACCTCCGACTGCGACCCGTACGACAGCGAATTTATTACCGGTGAGCGTACCAGTGAAGGGTTTTTCCGTACGCATGCCGGCATTGAGCAGGCGATCAGCCGTGGTCTGGCCTATGCCCCGTATGCCGACCTGGTCTGGTGTGAAACGTCCACGCCGGATCTGGAACTGGCGAAGCGCTTTGCCGATGCCATTCACGCCAAATATCCGGGCAAACTGCTGGCCTACAACTGCTCGCCGTCGTTCAACTGGCAGAAGAATCTGGACGACAAGACCATCGCCAGCTTCCAGCAACAGTTGTCTGATATGGGCTACAAGTACCAGTTCATCACCCTGGCGGGTATCCACAGCATGTGGTTCAACATGTTCGACCTCGCGCACTCCTATGCGCAAGGTGAAGGTATGCGCCACTATGTTGAGAAGGTTCAGCAACCAGAATTTGCGGCGGCTAAAGACGGTTATACCTTCGTCTCTCACCAACAGGAAGTGGGCACCGGTTACTTCGATAAAGTCACCACCATTATTCAGGGTGGCGCATCATCGGTGACCGCGCTGACCGGTTCGACCGAAGAATCGCAGTTTTGA